The following proteins are encoded in a genomic region of Thunnus maccoyii chromosome 8, fThuMac1.1, whole genome shotgun sequence:
- the LOC121902547 gene encoding serine protease 23 yields the protein MTPRDSSLLTHLLLLLLLLLQLLLPLARSVLHPPHHPQVHVPALHPHAPTPLTRSRFSAHTQLDFTTHCNSSCYRRGEQEAQKEQLTEKLAFETLYSDGSRTLTTVDVEDEVEKDVSLFAHPSPRRVKPRHKRVRRQIYGADGRFNIQGDNFLLDYPFSTAVRISTGCTGVLVSQLHVLTAAHCVHDGKDYVKGARKLRVGFLIPPSINGTKVGLTSSKKPLVRWVRVKRTRVPKGWIQGPQEVSMDFDYALLELRWPHRRPFMRLSVAPSSDDLAGKRIHFSGFDSDRPGELVYRFCPVEEESSDLIYQHCDARPGASGSGVYGRVWDNSLERWERKVIGIFSGHQWLEIDGENRDYNVAVRITPLKFAQICYWVHGNRLDCVQD from the coding sequence ATGACGCCACGTGACAGCTCGCTCCTGACTcacctgctcctgctcctcctcctgctcctccagctcctcctgcccCTCGCCCGGTCCGTCCTGCACCCTCCTCACCACCCGCAAGTCCACGTCCCGGCGCTGCACCCTCACGCACCGACACCTCTCACCCGCTCCCGCTTCAGCGCTCACACTCAGCTGGACTTCACCACTCACTGCAACTCCAGCTGCTACcgcagaggagagcaggaggcCCAGAAGGAGCAGCTCACTGAGAAACTGGCCTTTGAAACGCTGTACTCTGACGGCTCCCGCACTCTGACCACCGTGGATGTGGAGGATGAGGTGGAGAAAGATGTCAGTCTCTTTGCGCACCCTTCACCGAGGAGAGTGAAGCCCAGACATAAGCGGGTCAGGCGGCAGATTTATGGCGCAGACGGACGTTTTAACATCCAAGGAGACAACTTTCTGTTGGATTACCCTTTCTCCACGGCGGTGCGGATCTCCACGGGCTGCACCGGGGTTCTTGTGTCCCAGCTGCACGTCCTGACAGCCGCCCACTGCGTGCACGATGGGAAGGATTATGTCAAGGGGGCACGTAAGCTCAGGGTGGGCTTCCTGATTCCTCCATCCATCAATGGCACCAAAGTCGGCCTCACTTCTTCCAAGAAGCCTCTGGTCCGCTGGGTCAGGGTGAAACGTACCCGGGTGCCTAAGGGCTGGATCCAGGGCCCTCAGGAGGTCAGCATGGACTTCGATTACGCACTGCTGGAGCTGCGCTGGCCTCACCGCCGTCCCTTTATGCGCCTCTCTGTAGCTCCATCCTCTGATGACCTGGCGGGAAAGCGCATCCACTTCTCTGGCTTTGACAGCGACAGACCCGGAGAGCTGGTCTACAGATTTTGTCCTGTGGAAGAAGAGTCCAGTGACCTGATATACCAGCATTGTGACGCCCGACCTGGAGCCAGCGGCTCAGGGGTCTACGGACGAGTGTGGGACAACTCTTTAGAGCGCTGGGAAAGAAAGGTCATCGGCATTTTCTCTGGACACCAGTGGCTGGAGATAGATGGAGAAAACCGGGACTACAATGTGGCCGTGCGCATCACTCCTTTGAAGTTTGCTCAGATCTGTTACTGGGTGCACGGAAACCGACTAGACTGCGTCCAGGACTAA
- the cfl1 gene encoding cofilin-1: MASGVKVTDEVIAVFNDMKVRKAQANEDEKRKRKKAILFCLSKDLKNIVLDDGKEILLGDLGTTVQDPYQHFVKMLPPDDCRYALYDATYETKETKKEDLVFIFWAPDNAPLKSKMIYASSKDAIKRKFEGIKHEWQVNGLEDLKDRHTLAEKLGGSSVVSLEGSPI, encoded by the exons ATG GCCTCCGGTGTGAAAGTCACAGATGAAGTTATCGCAGTCTTCAACGACATGAAGGTGCGTAAGGCTCAGGCGAATGAGGacgagaagaggaagaggaagaaggccATTCTGTTCTGCCTGAGCAAGGACCTCAAGAACATTGTTCTGGATGACGGCAAAGAAATCCTGCTGGGTGACTTGGGAACCACCGTCCAGGACCCCTACCAGCACTTTGTGAAGATGCTGCCCCCAGACGACTGCCGCTACGCCCTGTACGACGCCACCTATGAgaccaaagaaacaaagaaggaGGACCTGGTCTTTATCTTCTG GGCTCCAGATAATGCCCCCTTGAAGAGCAAGATGATCTATGCCAGCTCAAAAGATGCTATCAAGAGAAAATTCGAAG gtATCAAGCACGAGTGGCAGGTGAACGGTTTGGAAGACCTCAAAGACCGGCACACCCTCGCGGAAAAGCTTGGTGGCTCGTCAGTAGTCAGCCTGGAAGGATCCCCTATATAA